From a single Desulfobulbaceae bacterium DB1 genomic region:
- a CDS encoding isopentenyl-diphosphate delta-isomerase: MKELVVLVDRAGKELGCEEKMSAHVNGVLHRAFSIFVFNSLGELLVQRRNKNKYHTPGLWSNTCCSHPRPGEALSRAARRRLAEEMGFVCDVAEVFSFCYELQLENNMIEHEFNHVFIGFHDNDPVPDPAEVEDWRWRTIQALSADMKRSPDSFTPWFTLMIKDYNSFFAKALLGGGAGNR; the protein is encoded by the coding sequence ATGAAAGAACTGGTGGTTCTGGTTGATCGAGCCGGAAAGGAACTCGGCTGCGAAGAGAAAATGTCGGCCCATGTCAATGGCGTCCTGCATCGGGCCTTTTCCATCTTTGTCTTCAACTCCCTGGGGGAATTGCTGGTCCAGCGGAGAAACAAAAATAAATATCATACACCCGGCCTGTGGAGCAACACCTGCTGCAGTCACCCCCGGCCCGGCGAGGCGCTCTCCCGTGCCGCGCGCCGCCGCCTGGCCGAGGAGATGGGTTTTGTCTGTGATGTGGCTGAGGTGTTCAGTTTTTGTTATGAATTGCAGTTGGAAAATAATATGATAGAGCATGAGTTCAATCATGTTTTTATCGGTTTTCATGACAACGACCCCGTGCCGGACCCGGCCGAGGTGGAGGACTGGCGTTGGCGGACAATTCAGGCTCTGTCCGCTGATATGAAGAGATCGCCTGATTCGTTTACCCCATGGTTCACACTGATGATAAAGGATTATAATTCCTTTTTCGCGAAAGCCCTCTTGGGCGGAGGAGCAGGAAACAGATAA